GGCGACGGCCGCCCTTTTCGGGTGCGACAGCAGCAGCGAGCAGCAGGCTGCCGATGGCTCTTTGCCCCGTAAGCAGACACTTTATCTGTCTGGCCAGCAGTGGGGTGCTCCCGCTACGTTCAACCCGCTCGCCGAAAGCTGGATGGCCGCATGGCCCGTTGGCGGTCGCTTCAACCTGGTGTACGAACCGCTCGTCACCTATAACACTCTTAACGGTCAGGTGGAAGCCCTCCTCGGTACGCTCGTTCCTGAACTTTCCAACAACGACAGCATCGTGGTCGACCTGAACCCCGCTGCCAAGTGGAGCGATGGCAAGCAGGTGAACTCCAACGACGTGAAGTTCATCTTCGCGAACGGCGCCATCAACACCTCCGAACAGATTTCCGCAATCCACGTGGATACCCTCAAGGCCGAACCGGCAGCCCAGGATGCGCCTGTTGCCGAACGCCTTTCCTTCATCGTTGCCAAGGACAAGCGCAACAACCCGCTTTCTGTGATGGACCTCCTCCAGGCCATCCGTATCGTGCCGGCTCACGTGTTTGAACCGCTCGTTGCCGAAAAGGGCCTCGACGAAGTCAAGAAGCTCCCGATGGACAAGAACCCGGTCGTTTCTGGCCCGTACACCATCAAGGATTACTCTGCGAACAAGATTATCCTCGAACGTCGTGACGACTACTGGGGCAACGCCGCCCTCCACAACGGCCAGCTCCCGGCTCCGAAGTTCATCGTCCACCCGATCTACAAGAGCAACGAACACAACACCATCGCTCTCCGCAAGGGTGAACTCGACGCTTCCATGTCCTTCATTCCGCGTATCGGTGACCTCAAGGGCGCCGGCGTGCACACCTGGTTGAACGACGCTCCGTTCTTCATGCCGGGCGCTATGCCCATGCTCATGATCAACACCATGAAGGAACCGCTCAACGACAAGCGCTTCCGTCGTGCTCTCGCTACTGCGATTGACTACAACGCCATCCGCCAGTTCGCCGTTTCCAACTACACGTCCCAGCTCCAGCCGGGCCTCATCATGCCGACGAACCTCGAAGGCAAGTACATCAACGCCGAAGATGCTAAGATCGGTGTGAACCTCAACATTGTTGACGAAGCCGAACGCCTCAACACCGTGAAGGCCATGCTTTCCGAAGCTGGTTACAAGTCCGTGTTCAAGGACGACGGTACGCTCGACCACATGGAAAACGCCAAGGGCGAAAAGATTCCGACCCTCTTCATCACCTCTCCGGCCGGTTGGACCGACTGGGAAGCCATGGTGTCTATCGCTGTCGAAGGCATGCGCAAGGCCGGTATCGACGTTCGTGAAGGCTTCGTGGATGGCGGTCAGTACTGGCCTGCCATGGGCACTGGCAACTTCGACCTCATCATGCACAAGCCGACTGCCGACGTTTCTCCGTCTCTCCCGTGGAGCCGCTTCAACGAAGTCATGTCTAGCCGTGACTGGCAGAAGCTCGGTGACTGGGCCGGCACCAACATTGGCCGTTACAACCAGCCGGGCACCAAGGAATTCCGCCCCGAAGTGGACAAGCTCCTTGCTGAAATTCCGCTCATGACCGACGAAGCCAAGAAGGCCGAAGCCTACCGCGAACTGAACAAGATCTTCATGGAAGACCAGCCGGCTATTCCGCTCGCTTACCTCCCGGAACAGTTCTACGAATTCAGTGACCGCGTGTGGACCAACTGGCCCTCTGCCGACAACGCTTACGCTCCGGCCCAGCTGCCGTGGATCGCTTCTGGCACGAAGGTTCTCTGGAACCTGAAGCTCAAGTAATTCAAAGGAAAATAAAAGGACTATAAATGCTTAAACAGTATCCTATGCTACGCTATGTCCTGCAGAAGGCTTTCTGGTATCTTCTGACGTTTGTCGTAGCTGTTGCAATCAACTTCGCCCTGCCGCGCATGGGTGAAAACAAC
This portion of the Fibrobacter sp. genome encodes:
- a CDS encoding ABC transporter substrate-binding protein codes for the protein MIGMKSIVKTAVVVSATAALFGCDSSSEQQAADGSLPRKQTLYLSGQQWGAPATFNPLAESWMAAWPVGGRFNLVYEPLVTYNTLNGQVEALLGTLVPELSNNDSIVVDLNPAAKWSDGKQVNSNDVKFIFANGAINTSEQISAIHVDTLKAEPAAQDAPVAERLSFIVAKDKRNNPLSVMDLLQAIRIVPAHVFEPLVAEKGLDEVKKLPMDKNPVVSGPYTIKDYSANKIILERRDDYWGNAALHNGQLPAPKFIVHPIYKSNEHNTIALRKGELDASMSFIPRIGDLKGAGVHTWLNDAPFFMPGAMPMLMINTMKEPLNDKRFRRALATAIDYNAIRQFAVSNYTSQLQPGLIMPTNLEGKYINAEDAKIGVNLNIVDEAERLNTVKAMLSEAGYKSVFKDDGTLDHMENAKGEKIPTLFITSPAGWTDWEAMVSIAVEGMRKAGIDVREGFVDGGQYWPAMGTGNFDLIMHKPTADVSPSLPWSRFNEVMSSRDWQKLGDWAGTNIGRYNQPGTKEFRPEVDKLLAEIPLMTDEAKKAEAYRELNKIFMEDQPAIPLAYLPEQFYEFSDRVWTNWPSADNAYAPAQLPWIASGTKVLWNLKLK